DNA sequence from the bacterium genome:
CCGAATTCCTTCATTATTTCGGAAGTTTCTTTAATCGCATTTCGTGCGCCTAACATCTGATTACCAGAGAAAATAACGGTTCTTATTCTAAGATCGTGAAGTTGGCTAAGGGTGAAACGAATTATTGACGGGACATCGCCGAGTGAGTTTGAGACACGTCCGAAAGGTTCAAGTTTTGACTCAAGAACAGTATGCACAACTAAAGGATCAACTCCAAGACTTAAGTTGCTGATTGCTAGATAGGATGCAGGAACATAAATACGGCCGCTTGGTAAATCGAAAACAGTTTTAGTTTCGGAAGAGATAGTATCTGATACTTTCAACTTGGCTTTAACTGCCAATTCACATCTTTTCGAGATTTCTATGGGGACTTTTAGAAAAGTTACTCCTGGTACTTTAGGATTGGGAGCTTCCATCCAAATTGTGCCATTAGCTACCAATGACGCAATAGTATCTTCAGGAACTGCAACGGCGCTTATTCCGTTTGTATGGAACTGCTCCATTAACCTTTCAATCGATTCGCCGGATACTCCTGATAACTGCTGTAACTCAGTGTAGTCTATCGTCAAAGCCACTGAGCGGTTGCGCATTTCTATTCGGTATCGCTGTAAACCTGCATAGGCGGCGAACAAGCCTGAGATAATCAGCAGTCCGATAATAATTCGTTTGTTCATAGGTTGCTCATTCCTTAGGAGGAAGCACGGTACGGTCTTCTTCAATTTCATCAACATTTGGGCTGCCGGTGCAACCTTACATGTTTCGTTTTAGTATGAATACGCCAGCCAGGAAAATTATTGCAGATATCATACCAGCGATAAAACCACCGATATGCGCCAAATATGCAACTCCTGGCTGGAAAGCTAAAAGCTGTAATAGGAACCATTGTCCGAGAACAATTACAGCAGGCAGCTCACCCGGCAAGAAAACATAAAACAGAGGCCAAATTCCCCCGATAGTTGCTTTAGGGAAGAGCAGCATGTATGAACCCAAAACTCCGGCAATCGCTCCGCTGGCTCCGACAGTTGCAACTGCAGGATCTGAGGAAATTAGTAAATGAAGCGATGCTGCTGAAACACCCCACATTAAATAGAGAGTTAGAAATGCGGTGCGTCCGTATCTTACTTCTACCCTGTTGCCGAAAAGCCATAGGTACCAAATATTGCCGATAAGGTGCCAAAGGTTGGCATGCATAAACATTGAAGTGAATAAGCTTAACCAAACCGGCCGCGGACTGCCTACTCGAAGTAAATCACCCGTGAACTCAATCGGCATAAAGGAGAAGAAGTTCGAAAAGTGCAGAGAAGGTGCAGCAAATGGGTTGAATTTGCGGCTGACAAGAAAAATACTTGCGTTTATAATAATAAGCGCGACAGTTACTATCGGAAATGTTTTACAGGGGTTGTCGTCGCGGATTGGAATAAACATACATAATCCTCTTGTGTAAGTTTAGCACGCGTGTGGTAAATCTGACTATAGTTTATGCTTCTTTCGAAGGTTTATTGATCGGCTTGTTGTATGCTGTCAACTCTGACAACCATTACCGTGCAGTTATCGCTTCCGCCATAATCGAGCGCTTTTTGCACCAATTTTACGCTTGCAGGTGAGGGAGCATTCTGGCTAATTATTTCTGCGATTTCCGCTTCAGACAAGTGATTGGTGAGACCATC
Encoded proteins:
- a CDS encoding DUF5693 family protein; translation: MNKRIIIGLLIISGLFAAYAGLQRYRIEMRNRSVALTIDYTELQQLSGVSGESIERLMEQFHTNGISAVAVPEDTIASLVANGTIWMEAPNPKVPGVTFLKVPIEISKRCELAVKAKLKVSDTISSETKTVFDLPSGRIYVPASYLAISNLSLGVDPLVVHTVLESKLEPFGRVSNSLGDVPSIIRFTLSQLHDLRIRTVIFSGNQMLGARNAIKETSEIMKEFGINYGAIEFGKQAGDAKLTNLLPLQTVRVHSVSSAEGDTLTEPDIVDRFVRAAKERNIRVCYVRLVTNAGLDPINENLESIEKITAGLDRAGMK
- a CDS encoding rhomboid family intramembrane serine protease — protein: MFIPIRDDNPCKTFPIVTVALIIINASIFLVSRKFNPFAAPSLHFSNFFSFMPIEFTGDLLRVGSPRPVWLSLFTSMFMHANLWHLIGNIWYLWLFGNRVEVRYGRTAFLTLYLMWGVSAASLHLLISSDPAVATVGASGAIAGVLGSYMLLFPKATIGGIWPLFYVFLPGELPAVIVLGQWFLLQLLAFQPGVAYLAHIGGFIAGMISAIIFLAGVFILKRNM